One genomic window of Dermacentor silvarum isolate Dsil-2018 unplaced genomic scaffold, BIME_Dsil_1.4 Seq194, whole genome shotgun sequence includes the following:
- the LOC119434720 gene encoding c-Myc-binding protein-like — MTSYRTFAPVDSKKEEFRKYLEKSGVFERLTIALVSLFEEQERPENAIAYVKARLDPENTEASTEAMKQELEQVRRQLEDLQIEHNHLKMQIAKGEVEEAIVAEPEL, encoded by the exons ATGACATCGTATCGT ACGTTCGCGCCTGTGGACTCCAAGAAAGAGGAGTTCCGGAAGTACCTGGAAAAAAGTGGAGTGTTTGAAAGACTGACAATAG CACTTGTGAGCCTCTTTGAAGAGCAGGAAAGGCCAGAAAATGCAATTGC CTATGTCAAAGCACGTCTTGATCCTGAGAATACGGAAGCCAGCACTGAGGCTATGAAGCAAGAGCTCGAGCAAGTGCGGAGGCAACTGGAAGACCTCCAAATAGAGCACAATCATCTGAAGATGCAG ATTGCCAAGGGCGAAGTGGAAGAGGCAATTGTTGCAGAGCCTGAATTGTAG